A segment of the Odoribacter splanchnicus DSM 20712 genome:
TGTCAAGCTATTCGAATTCAGCTATCGTATTTTCTATAATACCGATGGCTTCCATGAGTTCCATCTTGTTGATCACCAAAGGTGGGGCAAAACGGATAATATGCTGGTGGGTCGGTTTAGCCAATAAGCCTTTATCTCTCAATTTCAAACATACATCCCAAGCGGTTTTACCGTTCTTAGGCTTAATCACAACGGCATTCAACAATCCTTTACCACGTACCAGTTCGATCATATCCGAATGGATTTTACTGATCCGATCCCGGAACACTTGTCCCAATTTCTCCGCATTCTCGGCTAGTTTTTCGTCCCGTACCACTTCCAAAGCAGCAATGGACACTCTGGCTGCAATCGGATTCCCCCCATAGGTCGATCCATGTTCACCGGGTTTGATACAAAGCATAATATCGTCGTTGGCCAGTACACAGGAAACCGGCATCATTCCCCCCGACATCGCTTTACCTAGCACCAGAATATCCGGATGTACTCCTTCATGGTCACAAGCCAGTAATCTACCGGTACGTGCAATTCCCGTTTGTACCTCATCGGCAATAAACAAGACATTTTTGGATTTACACAGTTCATAGGCTTTTTTCAGATATCCTTCATCCGGCACAAAAACACCGGCTTCCCCCTGAATCGGTTCCAACAGAAAACCGGCCACATCAGGATCCTGAAGTGCTTTCTCCAAAGCC
Coding sequences within it:
- the rocD gene encoding ornithine--oxo-acid transaminase yields the protein MTAQEFIDREARYGAHNYHPLPVVLERGEGIYVWDTDGKKYFDFLSAYSAVNQGHCHPKIVKAMTDQAQKLALTSRAFYNDVLGEWEEFVTRFFGYDKVLPMNTGAEADETALKLCRKWAYMKKGVPDGKAKIIVCDGNFHGRTITIVSLSNDPESYAGYGPFTPGFIKIPYNDIPALEKALQDPDVAGFLLEPIQGEAGVFVPDEGYLKKAYELCKSKNVLFIADEVQTGIARTGRLLACDHEGVHPDILVLGKAMSGGMMPVSCVLANDDIMLCIKPGEHGSTYGGNPIAARVSIAALEVVRDEKLAENAEKLGQVFRDRISKIHSDMIELVRGKGLLNAVVIKPKNGKTAWDVCLKLRDKGLLAKPTHQHIIRFAPPLVINKMELMEAIGIIENTIAEFE